The following proteins come from a genomic window of Bactrocera dorsalis isolate Fly_Bdor chromosome 6, ASM2337382v1, whole genome shotgun sequence:
- the LOC125779402 gene encoding uncharacterized protein LOC125779402 produces MPRYYPKQEKIVDFDNILEAIKSVKIHHNSVRQSATAHKIPRTNLMRYIAAFDASIDVTTANADVMKNLLAESTTMGTETNFNIEQEKALISYILQASDINYGISLMELRKLAYEFARKVGASYPDPWNDNQRRVLASGDAIVTAANEEVATSEASTSAPASTSGAASSSFSFVSAPQLGDALKSVGPLKLGTPAPKSKRGRKTIESTTLTSPEVVADLRDKAEKRRQKLTKAADEPAAKKQKGRGKSKTPRKRSPSPTETDIEEDFDFCTICKKKMPKHENRQNTAHCIVCDRGVHLKCAGPNPNTYTCIHCESE; encoded by the exons ATGCCGCGGTACTATCCCAAACAAGAGAAAATTGTTGATTTCGACAACATTTTGGAGGCGATCAAGTcggtgaaaatacatcacaacagCGTTCGACAATCTGCGACGGCACACAAAATTCCGAGGACCAACCTGATGCGTTATATTGCAGCATTTGATGCGAGCATCGACGTTACTACTGCCAATGCCGATGTAATGAAGAATTTGCTTGCTGAAAGCACGACGATGGGCACAGAAACA aactTCAACATCGAACAAGAGAAGGCGCTGATAAGCTACATTCTCCAGGCCAGCGACATCAACTATGGAATTAGTTTAATGGAGCTTCGTAAGCTCGCGTATGAATTTGCTCGGAAAGTTGGCGCGTCGTATCCGGATCCATGGAACGACAATCAACGTCGAGTTCTTGCCTCAGGTGATGCCATTGTGACTGCTGCGAATGAGGAGGTGGCAACGTCGGAGGCATCGACAAGTGCCCCAGCTTCAACAAGTGGTGCTGCATCATCGtcgttttcttttgtttcggcTCCACAGCTCGGTGatgcattgaaatcggttggccCGTTGAAATTGGGCACACCTGCGCCGAAATCAAAACGTGGCCGCAAGACAATAGAGTCAACGACTTTGACATCGCCTGAGGTTGTCGCAGATCTGCGTGACAAGGCCGAAAAAAGGCGGCAAAAATTGACGAAGGCAGCCGATGAACCAGCAGCCAAGAAGCAAAAAGGCCGTGGCAAATCGAAGACGCCACGGAAGAGAAGCCCGTCTCCGACCGAAACCGACATCGAAGAGGACTTCGATTTTTGCACGATTTGCAAGAAAAAGATGCCGAAGCACGAGAATCGTCAAAACACGGCCCATTGCATCGTTTGTGATCGAGGGGTTCACTTGAAATGTGCCGGACCGAACCCGAACACTTACACCTGTATCCACTGCGAgtcggaataa